The bacterium genome includes the window TTTGGATGATGAAAAAAAGCCTCATGGTTATTTTATTCTATTGGCTGATCACCGACGCCGGGTCGGCCCAGCAGAGTCCGCGTAGCGCCCCATTTGCACAGGAGTCCTTTCCCATGTCCTTGTATTCCATCACCGTAACCGATATCGACGGCAACGAGGTTCCTCTGGCCCGTTATCGGGGCAGCGTGCTGCTCCTCGTTAATGTGGCGAGCAAGTGCGGATTCACCCCTCAATACGAGGCGCTGCAAAAGTTGTACGATACCTACAAGGACAGCGGCCTGGTGGTGCTCGGGTTTCCGGCGAACAATTTTCTCCGCCAGGAGCCAGGCGATGAGGCAACGATCAAGAGCTTTTGCACTCTGACCTATGGGGTGACGTTCCCGATGTTCAGCAAGCTTTCCGTCAAGGGAAAAGATCAGCATCCGCTTTACGCCTACCTGACCGATAAAAAGACCAATCCGCAATTCGGCGGCGCGATCAGCTGGAATTTCAACAAATTCCTCATTGGTCGTGACGGTCGGATCATCGGCCG containing:
- a CDS encoding glutathione peroxidase, with protein sequence MSLYSITVTDIDGNEVPLARYRGSVLLLVNVASKCGFTPQYEALQKLYDTYKDSGLVVLGFPANNFLRQEPGDEATIKSFCTLTYGVTFPMFSKLSVKGKDQHPLYAYLTDKKTNPQFGGAISWNFNKFLIGRDGRIIGRFGSRIKPDDPRVVEAIRAALQ